Proteins encoded in a region of the Mucilaginibacter sabulilitoris genome:
- a CDS encoding RNA polymerase sigma factor — protein MINGRFISDVDLLSQIQSDDEQALLVLMQKYDRSLFRYIRSKTNSLESAEEAVQDIFISLWNNRHSIVINDSLSPYLFKSAKHKVIDFYIANSKNITCHDILLPEYDHLTVPSAENLIIDLELNDWLSGEVNKMPDNIRNVFRLSRIEQLPVKEIASKLSLSEQTVKNNLSIALKRLHARLQRMESISMLLVAFKIFFYFK, from the coding sequence ATGATAAATGGCAGGTTTATTTCCGATGTTGATTTACTAAGCCAAATTCAATCTGATGATGAACAGGCTTTGCTGGTATTGATGCAGAAATATGACCGCAGTCTTTTTCGCTATATCCGTTCTAAAACAAACTCACTTGAAAGTGCTGAGGAAGCTGTGCAGGATATTTTTATATCACTCTGGAATAATCGCCACAGTATAGTGATCAATGATAGTCTGTCCCCATATTTGTTCAAATCGGCAAAGCATAAAGTAATTGATTTTTATATCGCCAACAGTAAAAACATCACTTGTCATGATATTTTGTTGCCGGAATATGATCACCTCACTGTCCCTTCTGCAGAAAACCTGATTATTGATTTAGAGCTTAACGACTGGCTGTCGGGCGAAGTAAATAAAATGCCTGACAATATCCGGAATGTATTTCGCCTAAGCCGCATCGAACAGCTACCGGTAAAAGAAATTGCCAGTAAACTATCCCTGTCTGAACAAACCGTTAAAAACAATCTCTCTATTGCACTGAAGCGTTTGCATGCCCGCTTACAACGAATGGAAAGCATTAGTATGTTGTTGGTAGCTTTTAAGATTTTTTTTTATTTTAAATAG
- a CDS encoding FecR family protein, with protein MNTNKSATIKLLLQKYKAGQCTPDEQARVEAWLQRLGDESQTNVTDIQEQRVLRRIRKGVLSNIKPSAKPVRLGLLQYIKIAAALLLIPIGIVLYSKYNKPNQQALQQYSTARGERKTLILPDSTIVVLNSSSVLTIGNEFNQTIRNVSLTGEGYFHVKHNASKPFIVTTGKLQTRVLGTQFNVHAYANEDDYKIAVVDGRVRVSESRSSQNIIPLGKVLTRNFMLTYSQKTHKHIITTANADKLSAWQRGELYFEDASISEIAFTLSRTYNINVQLASKPGHEYRYTIGFNRQPIEKVLRVLSELTSITYQLNPNQVIINSKNCH; from the coding sequence ATGAACACAAACAAATCTGCAACTATTAAATTATTATTGCAAAAGTACAAGGCAGGCCAGTGTACGCCAGATGAGCAAGCCCGCGTTGAAGCCTGGCTGCAACGGTTGGGCGACGAAAGCCAGACAAACGTAACCGATATTCAGGAACAACGCGTACTGCGCAGGATCCGGAAAGGGGTTTTAAGTAATATTAAACCATCCGCCAAGCCGGTAAGGTTAGGCTTATTGCAGTACATTAAAATAGCAGCCGCGTTGCTATTAATCCCAATTGGTATTGTGCTTTACTCAAAATACAATAAGCCAAATCAACAGGCGCTGCAGCAATATTCTACCGCCCGGGGCGAAAGAAAAACGCTCATTCTGCCCGATAGTACCATCGTTGTGCTTAATTCTTCGTCTGTTTTAACCATCGGCAATGAATTTAACCAAACTATCCGTAATGTGTCATTAACAGGTGAGGGTTATTTTCACGTTAAGCATAATGCCTCAAAACCTTTTATTGTAACCACCGGGAAGTTGCAAACCCGTGTACTGGGTACCCAATTCAATGTGCATGCATACGCTAACGAGGATGATTATAAAATTGCAGTTGTTGACGGCCGTGTAAGGGTAAGCGAAAGTCGTTCTTCCCAAAATATTATTCCTTTAGGAAAAGTACTTACCCGTAATTTTATGCTTACCTACAGCCAAAAAACGCATAAGCATATCATTACAACGGCCAATGCCGATAAGCTCAGTGCCTGGCAGCGCGGCGAACTTTATTTTGAAGACGCGTCCATATCGGAGATTGCATTTACGCTTTCCAGGACTTACAATATCAATGTACAACTTGCCAGCAAGCCCGGCCATGAATACAGATATACTATAGGTTTTAACCGGCAGCCAATAGAAAAAGTGCTGCGTGTACTCAGTGAACTTACCAGTATTACCTATCAATTAAACCCCAATCAAGTCATTATTAACTCAAAAAATTGTCATTAA
- a CDS encoding SpvB/TcaC N-terminal domain-containing protein, with product MKTSDNNGANDKKTGGDNKLQIPSISLPKGGGALKNIDEKFQVNAVNGTASFSIALPFSKTRGEFIPAISLNYNSGSGNGPYGQGWHLDYASIQRKTDQMLPNYQDADDGDVFMFSGAEDLVPELKQDASGNWVSTAFTSSDGYQIKTYRPRIESGFSRIEQIRPAGSTAFYWKVTSRNNIATFYGRSAAARIADPANPDRIFSWLPEISYDDKGNCIEWGYINEDFKNVPDAIFETNRLNNKAPCTSTYIKRIKYGNKLPYYPAPDQPYDPPAPADLQYFFETVFDYGDHNVAAPAPAVQQNWPCRTEPFSNYKPGFEIRTYRLCQRVLFFHNFKELGDGVIPSPCLVRSIDFSYRIFGNAAVTSSDQLNSEVDYIISIAQTGYLKNSAGGYDKKSMPPVAFDYQELNWNTQLQSIDPDNIVNAPAGITGTYQWVDLWNEGVAGILLEQSDGWYYKSNLGDGKFTVMQQAISKPSFNGLSDGSLQLQDLDADGRKFAVSKRGAVKGYFELADTNAWEPFQPFTSYPNINFNDPSTRLIDLNGDGIPEVVISDENVFTWYPNYGTKGYQQAQTSSKLYDQEDGTSIMFRDPDQCLFLADMSGDGMTDVVRIRNGEVCYWPNLGYGRFGAKVSMAGAPTFDHQDTFNPVYLQLADINGTGTTDIIYRGRDHVKIWLNRSGNALTEPVVINALPAIENPDSLSVIDLLGNGTACLVWSSPLAGNINAPLKYIDLMGGNKPYIMKGYKNNFGKQVSWNYKSSTYYYLADKKAGTPWVTRLPFPVQCISDTTTSDDITQTKQTCKYAYHHGFYDHQEKEFRGFGMVEQADADSFEDYILGQGNLVTEKTLFQMPVLTKTWYHPGAFAAENSILTKFSAEYFQNPDFAEHHVLEPIIPSGLTLQANREAYRACKGNILRQEVYGLDDSALATIPYSVAEHNIQIRLLQEVNDNRNATFLVIEGEAITYHYERNTSDPRVTHSLTLDTDELGNTLQVASIAYPRQVQDPSLPAAVAAGQQKQYIIYSVSQFSNDCFDPAYYRLRICTDAQSYELTGIKPAKGYFTVDELKTGFANAAIIPYEAVATESIQKRLIGHQRQLFLANNTTTPLPLGKIESLGLLFEAYRKAFTPSLLTSLYGNLATPAELTGYLTKGHYLLSDKYKQNSLYPQTDANGEWWIPSGKTGFNADPRASFYLPVKFFDPVGNNISVTYYEDYNLLISKTTDGVENTISVDQFDWRVLSPQIIRDSNNNKSAVRFDILGYIAGSAIMGKGDEADDFENFSTNISDPETLAFFTDPETNGPGLLKNASSRFVYDFSVTPVRVGTIVRETHAKQAISDAKPSPLQYSFEYSDGEGRVVLKKIQAEPGEAKQLNAANEVTTVQTGQKLRWIGNGRAVLNNKGKPIKQFQPYFSVTPAYENDNQLVAIGTSPVLYYDPPGRLIKSEFPNGTFSKTKWDAWQQLSYDPNDTVENSDWYAERTTGSLKANLLENGAAQKADMHHDTPVQVYLDSLGRSFYATAHNRFKDHKTGQIVNEFYDTHTVLDAQGHELLVIDARGNNVVGYKYDMSGCKATLNSMDSSSRWVLNNCMGKPLYAWDSKGQQFETEYDAIHRPKQSTVKKDGQAIIVFEKFVYGEGQANDLVNNLRGQLYQHFDQAGLTTSQQVDFKGNLLIRTLQLTQEFKTAINWGSNPALQPDIYTSQTFFDALNRPVKQITPHKDPALANTMVPVYGESGMVRAVNVFLKGSAQAATFVKNIAYDEKGQRIHIQYGNDTVTNYTYDEHSFRITRLVTTRKSGADILQDLNYTYDPVGNITHLQDNAQDTFFFANKKVDPDGDYTYDAVYRLTEALGREQMAQQLTPDPYDSFRTNFIQPGDGNGMQTYKQQLTYDPVGNLLQMNNVGGWNRQYTYAANSNRLLTAPSSNPAVAQSPFNYDEHGNMLNMPHLPQIDWNFKDQLSHLNILASAENNQSQQCWYVYNAEGQRIRKVVVKNNITEERLYLGEIEIFTQTVNNTVALERETMHLMDGTRRVALVDTLISDAANSPKTPLIRYQLSNHLGTACLELDAAANIISYEEYYPFGSSSYVATGNSVEVPAKRYRYTGKERDGESGLYYHGSRYYAPWLARWTAADPTGTSDGVNVYIYAKNNPILFLDPTGNSSSGDDEKPSQVLDLLSKFGVGTDKGSDDSPGFFQSILDTFSEIGKGIANAVSSAANWIAGAASTAWNWIKGAVTTAGEWVKEAAVTAWNWAKGAVNTAWNWIKGAAVTAWNATTSAISTAWNWVTGAISTAWNWIKGAASTAWNWIKGAASTVWQGIKAAARFTWNWIIAPVIRTISNTLVGAALGFLIGGLPGAIAGGAVGMVSGAIHGWAMASAHSYDWSSAGGWASFILDNTWSAPNSFIGSLWASINIFRSPIDKKSKDSNALVFTNGLIPGYATTFGNVIAGTNPLDHELSHTLQARIFGPTFYPLMAAHYVINTVLPYWLLYHKKQYPTKPITSFGQYFSRGVYPHTWAEEWGYSIEGEPQ from the coding sequence ATGAAGACATCTGATAACAACGGCGCGAATGATAAAAAAACCGGTGGCGACAACAAGCTTCAAATTCCGTCAATAAGTCTCCCTAAAGGCGGGGGTGCCTTAAAAAACATTGACGAAAAGTTCCAGGTTAATGCGGTTAATGGTACAGCCTCATTTTCAATTGCGTTGCCATTTTCAAAAACGCGTGGCGAGTTCATTCCTGCTATATCGCTTAATTATAATTCGGGAAGCGGAAACGGCCCCTATGGCCAGGGTTGGCATCTTGATTACGCCAGCATTCAGCGAAAAACTGATCAAATGCTGCCAAATTACCAGGATGCTGATGATGGCGATGTTTTCATGTTCAGCGGCGCGGAAGATCTGGTTCCCGAATTAAAACAAGATGCATCCGGCAACTGGGTATCTACCGCGTTTACATCGTCGGATGGCTATCAGATAAAAACATACAGACCACGTATTGAAAGCGGATTTAGCCGTATTGAACAGATCAGACCTGCCGGTTCAACCGCTTTTTACTGGAAGGTTACCAGCCGCAATAATATTGCAACCTTTTATGGGCGATCTGCCGCGGCCCGTATTGCCGATCCCGCCAATCCGGACAGAATATTTTCATGGCTGCCCGAAATAAGTTATGACGATAAGGGAAATTGCATTGAATGGGGCTATATAAACGAAGATTTTAAGAATGTACCGGATGCCATATTTGAGACTAACCGCTTAAATAATAAAGCTCCATGCACCAGCACCTATATTAAGCGCATAAAATATGGCAATAAATTGCCTTACTATCCCGCACCAGATCAGCCTTATGATCCCCCTGCCCCTGCCGATCTTCAATATTTTTTTGAGACAGTTTTCGACTATGGTGATCATAATGTTGCCGCTCCGGCGCCGGCCGTACAACAAAATTGGCCGTGTCGCACCGAGCCTTTTTCTAATTATAAACCGGGTTTCGAGATCAGGACTTACAGGCTATGTCAGCGTGTTCTGTTTTTTCATAATTTTAAAGAATTGGGCGATGGAGTTATCCCTTCCCCCTGCCTTGTACGTTCTATTGACTTTAGTTATCGCATATTTGGCAATGCCGCTGTCACATCTTCTGATCAACTCAATTCGGAGGTGGATTATATTATCTCGATTGCTCAGACAGGGTATTTAAAAAACAGTGCCGGTGGTTATGATAAAAAAAGCATGCCCCCTGTTGCCTTTGATTACCAGGAGTTAAATTGGAATACTCAATTGCAATCAATAGATCCGGACAATATTGTTAACGCGCCTGCTGGCATTACGGGAACCTATCAATGGGTTGACCTATGGAACGAAGGCGTGGCAGGCATATTATTGGAACAATCTGACGGCTGGTATTATAAAAGCAATTTAGGCGACGGAAAATTTACCGTTATGCAACAGGCTATCAGTAAACCCTCATTCAACGGGCTTTCAGATGGCAGCCTTCAATTGCAGGACCTGGATGCCGACGGGCGAAAATTTGCGGTAAGCAAGCGAGGCGCGGTGAAGGGTTATTTTGAATTGGCCGATACCAACGCCTGGGAACCATTTCAGCCATTCACCTCATATCCAAATATTAACTTTAATGATCCATCTACCAGATTGATCGATCTTAACGGAGATGGCATTCCCGAGGTGGTAATTTCAGATGAAAATGTATTCACCTGGTATCCAAATTATGGCACCAAAGGCTACCAGCAGGCGCAAACATCTTCCAAACTCTATGACCAGGAAGATGGAACATCCATTATGTTTCGAGATCCTGATCAATGCCTTTTTTTAGCCGATATGAGCGGAGACGGAATGACCGACGTGGTAAGGATAAGAAACGGCGAGGTATGTTACTGGCCAAATTTGGGATATGGAAGGTTCGGGGCAAAAGTGTCGATGGCCGGCGCCCCTACCTTTGATCACCAGGATACTTTTAATCCAGTTTATTTGCAATTGGCAGATATTAACGGGACAGGAACTACAGACATTATATACCGGGGCAGGGATCATGTCAAAATATGGCTGAACAGATCTGGCAATGCGTTAACAGAACCTGTTGTAATTAACGCCTTACCTGCGATAGAAAACCCTGACAGTTTATCTGTAATTGACCTGCTTGGCAACGGAACAGCTTGCCTGGTATGGTCGTCGCCGCTGGCCGGCAACATTAATGCGCCCCTGAAATACATTGATCTGATGGGTGGCAACAAACCCTACATCATGAAGGGATACAAAAACAATTTCGGTAAACAGGTTAGCTGGAATTATAAGAGCTCGACATATTATTACCTCGCCGATAAAAAAGCCGGAACTCCCTGGGTTACAAGACTGCCGTTCCCGGTACAATGCATAAGCGACACCACCACCAGCGACGATATCACCCAAACAAAACAAACCTGCAAATATGCCTACCATCATGGTTTTTATGATCACCAGGAAAAGGAGTTCCGCGGCTTTGGAATGGTTGAGCAGGCTGATGCGGATAGCTTTGAGGATTATATTTTAGGCCAGGGCAATCTTGTTACCGAAAAAACCTTGTTCCAGATGCCCGTGCTTACTAAAACGTGGTATCATCCCGGGGCCTTTGCTGCAGAAAACAGTATTCTCACTAAGTTTTCTGCTGAATATTTTCAGAATCCGGATTTTGCCGAGCATCATGTTTTAGAGCCGATCATTCCATCTGGACTGACACTACAGGCAAACAGGGAAGCTTACAGAGCTTGTAAGGGTAACATTTTAAGGCAGGAAGTATATGGGCTCGACGATTCAGCGTTGGCAACCATTCCCTATTCGGTAGCTGAGCATAATATCCAGATACGATTGTTACAGGAGGTTAATGATAACCGAAATGCTACGTTTCTCGTAATTGAAGGGGAGGCGATTACTTATCATTATGAACGGAATACAAGCGACCCAAGAGTCACTCATTCTCTCACTTTAGATACCGACGAGTTGGGTAATACTCTGCAGGTAGCCTCAATAGCCTACCCAAGGCAGGTACAGGATCCATCGTTGCCGGCGGCTGTCGCTGCCGGGCAGCAAAAGCAATACATTATATATTCGGTTAGTCAATTTTCTAATGATTGTTTCGATCCGGCTTATTACCGCTTGAGGATATGTACCGATGCGCAGTCATATGAACTAACAGGCATAAAACCCGCTAAAGGATATTTTACTGTAGATGAACTAAAAACTGGTTTTGCTAACGCGGCGATCATTCCTTACGAAGCAGTTGCGACAGAATCCATTCAGAAAAGACTGATCGGACATCAACGACAATTATTTTTAGCTAACAATACTACAACGCCGCTTCCTTTGGGGAAGATCGAATCTTTGGGATTGCTTTTTGAAGCGTACCGTAAGGCATTTACACCATCGTTGCTTACTTCGCTGTACGGCAACCTGGCTACACCTGCAGAACTTACCGGCTATCTTACCAAGGGTCATTACCTGCTATCCGACAAATACAAACAAAACTCGTTATATCCCCAAACTGATGCAAATGGCGAATGGTGGATACCTTCAGGCAAAACTGGTTTCAACGCCGATCCACGCGCTTCCTTTTATCTTCCGGTTAAGTTTTTTGATCCGGTCGGCAACAATATATCGGTAACTTACTATGAGGACTATAACCTGCTTATATCTAAAACTACCGACGGGGTTGAAAACACAATAAGTGTCGATCAGTTCGATTGGCGCGTTCTTTCTCCTCAAATAATCAGGGATAGTAATAACAATAAGTCGGCAGTGCGGTTTGACATTTTAGGCTACATCGCCGGATCGGCTATTATGGGTAAAGGAGATGAAGCAGACGACTTCGAAAACTTCAGTACTAATATCAGCGACCCGGAAACCCTCGCTTTTTTTACTGATCCTGAAACAAACGGTCCCGGTTTGTTAAAAAATGCAAGCAGCCGCTTTGTATATGACTTTTCTGTAACACCTGTACGTGTAGGCACCATAGTGCGCGAAACACACGCCAAACAAGCCATAAGTGATGCTAAACCCTCACCACTGCAATATAGCTTTGAATACTCTGATGGCGAAGGTCGTGTAGTGCTTAAAAAAATACAGGCCGAACCTGGGGAAGCAAAACAGTTAAATGCGGCCAACGAGGTAACAACTGTTCAAACCGGGCAAAAACTTCGCTGGATAGGTAATGGCAGAGCCGTACTGAATAATAAAGGCAAGCCCATAAAACAATTTCAGCCATACTTTAGTGTAACACCGGCCTACGAAAATGATAATCAGTTAGTTGCTATTGGAACCAGTCCTGTTTTATATTATGACCCTCCGGGCAGATTGATCAAATCTGAATTTCCAAATGGTACTTTTTCAAAGACAAAGTGGGATGCCTGGCAGCAATTAAGCTACGACCCTAATGATACGGTTGAAAACTCTGATTGGTATGCTGAGAGAACTACAGGGAGCCTGAAAGCAAACCTGCTTGAAAATGGAGCAGCTCAAAAAGCTGACATGCATCATGATACACCGGTCCAGGTTTATCTCGATTCTTTAGGCCGTTCTTTTTATGCCACTGCTCATAACCGGTTTAAAGATCATAAAACCGGCCAGATAGTTAACGAGTTTTATGATACGCACACAGTGTTGGATGCACAAGGGCACGAATTATTAGTTATTGATGCACGTGGAAACAATGTGGTTGGCTATAAATACGATATGTCAGGATGCAAAGCCACTCTGAACAGTATGGATTCGTCATCCAGATGGGTACTTAATAACTGCATGGGCAAACCACTTTACGCCTGGGATAGCAAAGGCCAGCAATTTGAAACCGAATATGATGCTATTCACCGCCCCAAACAGTCTACAGTAAAAAAGGACGGCCAGGCAATTATTGTTTTCGAGAAATTCGTTTACGGAGAAGGTCAGGCCAATGATCTTGTAAACAATTTACGCGGGCAATTGTACCAGCACTTTGACCAGGCAGGACTTACTACCAGCCAACAAGTTGATTTTAAGGGCAATTTGCTTATCCGTACGCTGCAACTGACCCAGGAATTTAAAACTGCAATTAACTGGGGTTCAAACCCTGCCCTTCAACCAGACATATACACTTCTCAAACCTTCTTTGATGCTTTAAATCGCCCGGTGAAGCAGATCACGCCTCATAAAGACCCTGCGCTTGCAAATACAATGGTTCCCGTGTACGGAGAGTCAGGTATGGTGAGGGCAGTGAATGTTTTTTTAAAAGGATCGGCCCAAGCGGCAACTTTCGTAAAGAATATAGCGTACGATGAAAAGGGGCAGCGGATTCATATTCAATACGGAAATGATACAGTTACCAATTATACTTATGACGAGCACTCATTCAGGATCACCCGGTTGGTAACTACCCGTAAGAGCGGCGCTGATATTTTACAGGACCTGAATTACACTTATGACCCGGTAGGTAATATTACCCATCTGCAGGATAATGCGCAGGACACATTCTTCTTCGCCAATAAAAAGGTAGATCCGGATGGCGACTATACCTATGATGCTGTTTACCGACTTACAGAAGCACTCGGACGGGAACAAATGGCTCAGCAACTGACGCCCGATCCTTACGATTCGTTCAGAACCAATTTCATTCAACCGGGTGATGGTAACGGGATGCAGACCTATAAACAGCAACTCACTTACGACCCTGTAGGTAATTTGCTCCAGATGAACAATGTTGGCGGCTGGAACCGGCAATATACTTATGCTGCCAACAGTAACCGGTTATTGACCGCCCCATCAAGCAACCCGGCAGTTGCTCAATCGCCTTTTAATTATGATGAGCACGGCAATATGCTCAATATGCCCCATCTGCCGCAAATAGACTGGAATTTTAAGGATCAGCTGTCACATCTGAATATTTTAGCCTCAGCCGAAAATAACCAGTCACAGCAATGCTGGTATGTTTACAATGCCGAAGGGCAAAGGATACGGAAAGTCGTAGTTAAAAACAATATAACTGAAGAAAGGCTATACCTGGGGGAAATTGAAATATTCACCCAAACCGTTAATAATACGGTAGCACTGGAACGGGAAACAATGCATTTGATGGACGGAACCAGACGTGTAGCCCTGGTAGACACGCTGATCTCCGATGCCGCCAATAGCCCTAAAACTCCACTAATCCGGTATCAGCTCTCCAACCACCTCGGTACAGCTTGTCTTGAACTGGATGCCGCTGCAAATATTATTTCTTATGAAGAATATTATCCCTTTGGCAGCTCCAGCTACGTAGCTACGGGAAATAGTGTGGAAGTACCTGCTAAGCGTTACCGTTACACCGGCAAAGAAAGGGATGGGGAAAGCGGTTTATACTATCACGGTTCCAGGTACTATGCACCATGGCTTGCCCGATGGACGGCGGCTGATCCAACGGGCACGAGTGACGGAGTGAACGTTTATATTTACGCTAAAAACAACCCGATATTATTTTTAGACCCAACCGGGAATAGCTCATCAGGGGATGACGAAAAACCGAGTCAGGTGTTAGATCTCCTGAGTAAATTTGGCGTTGGGACCGATAAGGGAAGTGATGACAGTCCGGGGTTTTTCCAAAGCATTTTAGATACTTTCAGCGAAATTGGCAAAGGCATAGCGAATGCTGTAAGCAGTGCGGCCAATTGGATAGCTGGCGCTGCCAGCACAGCCTGGAACTGGATAAAAGGGGCAGTTACCACTGCCGGAGAATGGGTAAAAGAAGCAGCAGTCACCGCCTGGAATTGGGCTAAGGGTGCAGTAAACACCGCCTGGAACTGGATAAAAGGCGCTGCCGTTACAGCCTGGAACGCAACAACATCAGCAATAAGTACCGCCTGGAACTGGGTTACCGGAGCAATAAGTACCGCCTGGAACTGGATAAAAGGTGCCGCCAGTACCGCCTGGAATTGGATAAAAGGCGCTGCCAGTACAGTGTGGCAAGGCATTAAAGCAGCCGCGAGATTTACCTGGAACTGGATCATAGCCCCTGTTATCAGGACAATTAGCAACACCCTTGTAGGAGCCGCGCTCGGGTTTTTGATTGGAGGATTACCCGGCGCTATTGCAGGTGGTGCCGTAGGTATGGTTTCCGGAGCTATACACGGATGGGCAATGGCCAGCGCGCATTCATATGATTGGTCGAGCGCGGGCGGCTGGGCGAGTTTTATTCTGGATAATACGTGGAGTGCCCCAAATTCGTTTATAGGTTCATTATGGGCTTCCATCAATATATTCAGAAGCCCTATTGATAAGAAAAGCAAGGATTCAAATGCGTTGGTATTTACAAATGGCTTGATTCCTGGTTACGCCACTACGTTTGGGAATGTCATAGCCGGTACTAATCCTTTAGATCATGAATTAAGTCATACCCTTCAAGCCAGGATATTCGGCCCCACATTTTATCCTTTAATGGCTGCGCATTACGTCATAAATACTGTTCTTCCATATTGGCTTTTGTATCATAAAAAACAATATCCTACCAAGCCAATTACCAGCTTCGGCCAATACTTTTCACGGGGGGTTTATCCGCACACCTGGGCCGAAGAATGGGGTTACAGTATTGAAGGGGAGCCACAATAA